The following proteins come from a genomic window of Rissa tridactyla isolate bRisTri1 chromosome 13, bRisTri1.patW.cur.20221130, whole genome shotgun sequence:
- the CLTCL1 gene encoding clathrin heavy chain 2 isoform X2 produces the protein MAQILPIRFQEHFQLQNLGINPGNIGFSTLTMESDKFICIREKVGEQAQVVIIDMSDPTTPIRRPISAESAIMNPASKVIALKAGKTLQIFNIEMKSKMKAHTMAEEVIFWKWISVNTVALVTETAVYHWSMEGESQPQKMFDRHASLAGCQIINYRTDEHQKWLLLIGISAQQNRVVGAMQLYSVDRKVSQPIEGHAAAFAEFKIEGNAKPSTLFCFAVRSPAGGKLHIIEVGQPATGNQPFVKKAVDVFFPPEAQTDFPVAMQIGIKHGVIYLITKYGYIHMYDLESGACIYMNRISADTIFVTAPHEPTSGIIGVNKKGQVLSVCVEEDNIVNYATSVLQNPDLGLRMAIRSNLAGAEELFARKFNTLFAQGSYADAAKVAASAPKGILRTSDTIRKFQSVPAQPGQASPLLQYFGILLDQGQLNKFESLELCRPVLQQGRKQLLEKWLKEDKLECSEELGDLVKTADPTLALSVYLRANVPNKVIQCFAETGQFQKIVLYAKKVGYTPDWIFLLRSVMRVNPEQGLQFSQMLVQDEEPLANINQIVDVFMENSLIQQCTSFLLDALKNNRPAEGHLQTRLLEMNLIHAPQVADAILGNQMFTHYDRAHIAQLCEKAGLLQRALEHYTDLYDIKRAVVHTHLLNPEWLVNFFGSLSVEDSVECLRAMLSANIRQNLQLCVQVASKYHEQLGTQSLVELFESFKSYEGLFYFLGSIVNFSQDPDVHFKYIQAACKTGQIKEVERICRESNCYNPERVKNFLKEAKLTDQLPLIIVCDRFDFVHDLVLYLYRNNLQKYIEIYVQKVNPSRIPAVVGGLLDVDCSEDVIKNLIMVVRGQFSTDELVAEVEKRNRLKLLLPWLESRIHEGCEEPATHNALAKIYIDSNNNPERFLRENPYYDSRVVGKYCEKRDPHLACVAYERGQCDLELIKVCNENSLFKSEARYLVRRKDPELWANVLEENNPFRRQLIDQVVQTALSETQDPEEVSVTVKAFMTADLPNELIELLEKIVLDNSVFSEHRNLQNLLILTAIKADRSRVMEYINRLDNYDAPDIANIAISNELYEEAFAIFRKFDVNTSAIQVLIEHIGNLDRAYEFAERCNEPAVWSQLARAQLQKDLVKEAIDSYIKADDPSAYMEVVQAANRNDNWEDLVKFLQMARKKARESYVETELIFALAKTNRLSELEEFISGPNNAHIQQVGDRCYEEGMYEAAKLLYNNVSNFARLASTLVHLGEYQAAVDSGRKANSTRTWKEVCFACVDGKEFRLAQICGLHIVIHADELEELISYYQDRGYFEELIALLEAALGLERAHMGMFTELAILYSKFKPQKMREHLELFWSRVNIPKVLRAAEQAHLWAELVFLYDKYEEYDNAIITMMNHPTDAWKEGQFKDIIAKVANVELYYKALQFYLDYKPLLINDLLLVLSPRLDHTRTVSFFSKVNQLLLVKPYLRSVQNHNNKGVNEALNDLLTEEEDYQGLRASIDAYDNFDNITLAQRLEKHELIEFRRIAAYLYKGNNRWKQSVELCKKDRLYKDAMQYAAESKDAELAEKLLQWFLEEGKQECFAACLFTCYDLLHPDVVLELAWRHNIMDFAMPYFIQVMREYLTKVDKLDASESLRKEEEQVTEPTPIVFGQQLMLTAGPSAVPPQANFPYGYTAPGFTQPPVYGFNM, from the exons ATGGCTCAGATACTGCCCATTCGCTTCCAGGAGCATTTCCAG CTCCAAAATTTGGGCATTAACCCAGGAAACATTGGATTCAGTACCCTAACAATGGAATCTGACAAGTTCATCTGCATCAGGGAGAAAGTGGGAGAGCAAGCACAAGTAGTGATAATTGACATGAGTGATCCAACAACACCCATAAGACGTCCAATTTCTGCCGAAAGTGCCATCATGAATCCAGCCTCTAAAGTAATTGCGCTAAAAG CTGGGAAAACACTTCAGATCTTTAACATTGagatgaaaagtaaaatgaaagccCACACAATGGCAGAGGAAGTGATCTTCTGGAAATGGATATCTGTGAATACAGTTGCCTTGGTGACAGAGACAGCAGTCTACCACTGGAGCATGGAGGGAGAATCACAACCCCAAAAGATGTTTGACAGGCATGCTAGTCTTGCGGGCTGCCAAATCATCAATTACAGAACAGATGAACACCAAAAATGGCTGCTGCTGATAGGAATTTCAGCACAG cAAAATCGTGTGGTTGGTGCAATGCAGCTGTACTCAGTTGATAGAAAAGTCTCCCAACCTATAGAAGGCCATGCAGCAGCTTTTGCAGAATTCAAAATAGAGGGAAATGCCAAACCTTCTACgctgttctgttttgctgtgaGGAGTCCTGCAGGGGGCAAG CTACACATAATTGAAGTAGGTCAGCCAGCCACTGGAAATCAGCCATTTGTTAAAAAAGCTGTTGATGTGTTTTTCCCGCCTGAGGCACAGACAGACTTTCCTGTGGCAATGCAG ATTGGAATTAAGCATGGTGTTATCTACCTGATCACGAAGTATGGATATATTCACATGTATGACTTGGAGTCCGGAGCATGCATCTACATGAACCGTATTAGTGCTGATACTATCTTTGTCACAGCTCCTCACGAACCTACCTCGGGCATTATTGGTGTGAACAAAAAAGGACAG GTGCTTTCTGTATGTGTTGAGGAAGACAACATAGTGAACTATGCTACGAGTGTTCTCCAGAATCCTGACTTGGGACTGCGTATGGCTATACGTAGTAATCTAGCTGGGGCAGAGGAATTATTTGCCAGAAAGTTCAACACGCTGTTTGCTCAAGGAAGCTACGCAGATGCTGCCAAAGTAGCTGCATCTGCACCAAAG GGAATCCTACGTACCAGTGATACAATCAGGAAGTTCCAGAGTGTACCAGCTCAGCCTGGGCAGGCCTCTCCCCTGCTGCAGTACTTTGGAATATTGCTTGACCAGGGACAGCTGAACAAGTTTGAGTCTCTGGAGCTCTGTCGCCCTGTCCTACAGCAGGGCCGCAAGCAGCTTCTGGAAAAGTGGCTGAAGGAAGACAAG CTGGAGTGCTCGGAGGAGCTGGGAGACTTGGTGAAGACAGCTGACCCAACCCTTGCACTCAGTGTCTATCTTCGTGCTAATGTGCCAAACAAAGTGATTCAGTGCTTTGCTGAAACTGGTCAATTCCAGAAAATAGTGCTGTATGCTAAAAAG GTTGGCTATACCCCAGACTGGATCTTCCTGTTGAGAAGTGTGATGAGAGTCAATCCAGAGCAAGGCCTGCAGTTCTCTCAGATGCTCGTACAGGATGAGGAGCCACTGGCTAACATTAACCAG ATTGTGGATGTGTTCATGGAGAACAGTCTTATTCAGCAGTGCACGTCTTTTCTGTTGGATGCCCTGAAAAATAACCGCCCCGCAGAAGGCCACCTTCAGACTCGTCTCCTGGAAATGAATTTGATTCATGCCCCACAG GTTGCAGATGCCATTCTTGGAAACCAAATGTTTACACACTATGATCGTGCTCATATTGCCCAGTTGTGTGAAAAGGCAGGCTTGCTCCAGCGAGCTTTGGAACACTACACAGATCTCTATGATATTAAACGTGCTGTCGTTCATACTCACCTCTTGAATCCTGAG tggCTTGTGAATTTCTTTGGCTCTCTCTCAGTTGAAGACTCTGTGGAGTGTTTGCGTGCCATGCTGTCAGCCAACATTAGGCAAAACCTACAGCTCTGTGTGCAAGTTGCTTCTAAATACCATGAGCAGCTTGGTACCCAGTCTCTTGTGGAGCTTTTTGAATCTTTCAAAAGCTATGAAG GACTGTTCTATTTCTTGGGTTCCATTGTAAACTTCAGCCAGGATCCAGACGTTCACTTCAAGTACATCCAGGCAGCTTGCAAGACTGGTCAGataaaggaagtggaaagaatCTGCCGTGAAAGTAACTGCTATAACCCAGAACGGGTGAAGAACTTTCTGAAG GAGGCGAAGCTCACAGACCAGCTTCCCCTGATCATTGTCTGTGATCGTTTTGACTTTGTTCATGACCTGGTGCTCTACTTATATCGCAATAACCTGCAAAAGTATATCGAGATCTATGTACAGAAG GTGAATCCTAGCCGTATACCAGCAGTGGTTGGAGGGCTTCTTGATGTGGATTGTTCTGAAGATGTCATTAAGAACTTGATCATGGTGGTTAGAGGCCAGTTCTCAACAGATGAGCTGGTGgctgaagtggaaaaaagaaatcg GCTTAAGTTGCTGTTGCCATGGCTTGAATCAAGGATTCATGAAGGCTGTGAAGAACCTGCGACTCATAATGCCTTGGCCAAAATCTACATTGACAGTAATAATAATCCAGAGCGGTTCCTTCGTGAGAATCCTTACTATGACAGCCGTGTAGTTGGCAAATATTGTGAAAAGAGGGACCCTCATCTGGCCTGCGTTGCTTATGAGAGGGGGCAATGTGATCTGGAACTCATAAAG GTCTGCAATGAGAACTCGCTGTTTAAGAGTGAGGCTCGCTATCTAGTGCGCAGGAAGGACCCTGAGCTCTGGGCAAATGTTCTGGAAGAAAACAACCCATTCAGGCGGCAGCTTATTGACCAG GTTGTCCAAACAGCTTTATCAGAGACGCAGGATCCAGAGGAGGTTTCTGTAACTGTGAAAGCTTTCATGACTGCTGACCTGCCTAATGAATTGATTGAGTTATTGGAAAAAATTGTGTTGGATAACTCTGTATTCAGTGAACACAG GAATCTCCAGAATCTGCTGATCCTGACTGCCATTAAGGCTGACCGCAGTCGTGTGATGGAATACATCAACCGGCTGGATAACTATGATGCCCCAGATATTGCAAACATTGCCATCAGTAATGAGCTATATGAAGAAGCTTTTGCTATATTCAGAAAATTTGATGTTAATACTTCAGCAATTCAG GTGCTGATTGAGCACATTGGCAACTTAGACCGTGCGTATGAATTTGCAGAGAGGTGTAACGAACCAGCAGTATGGAGTCAGCTAGCCAGAGCACAGCTCCAGAAGGACTTGGTGAAAGAAGCTATTGACTCCTATATAAAGGCAGATGATCCATCTGCTTACATGGAAGTTGTTCAAGCAGCTAATAGAAATG ATAACTGGGAGGACCTAGTCAAGTTCTTGCAGATGGCCAGGAAGAAGGCTAGAGAGTCTTATGTAGAGACAGAACTTATTTTTGCTTTGGCAAAAACTAATCGTCTGTCAGAACTGGAGGAGTTTATTAGTGGCCCTAATAATGCCCATATACAACAG GTTGGTGATCGCTGTTATGAAGAGGGGATGTACGAAGCAGCGAAACTACTGTATAACAATGTATCTAATTTTGCTCGCCTGGCTTCTACCTTGGTGCACCTTGGAGAGTATCAGGCAGCAGTGGACAGTGGCCGCAAAGCCAACAGCACGAGGACTTGGAAGGAG GTATGCTTTGCCTGTGTGGATGGAAAGGAATTCCGCTTGGCACAGATCTGTGGCTTACACATAGTCATCCATGCTGATGAACTTGAAGAGCTGATCAGTTACTATCAG GATCGTGGCTACTTTGAAGAACTGATTGCCCTTTTGGAAGCTGCTTTGGGCCTAGAGCGTGCTCACATGGGAATGTTTACCGAACTTGCCATCTTATACTCCAAATTCAAGCCTCAGAAAATGAGGGAACATCTGGAGCTCTTCTGGTCCAGAGTTAATATTCCAAAG GTGCTCAGAGCTGCAGAACAGGCTCATCTCTGGGCAGAACTTGTATTCCTCTATGACAAGTATGAGGAGTATGACAATGCAATAATTACTATGATGAATCATCCCACTGATGCCTGGAAAGAAGGGCAGTTTAAAGACATAATTGCCAAG GTGGCCAATGTGGAGCTGTACTACAAAGCCTTGCAGTTCTACTTAGACTACAAACCTCTACTGATAAATGATCTCCTGCTTGTATTATCTCCACGACTAGATCACACCAGGACAGTCAGTTTTTTCTCAAAG GTTAATCAGCTGCTTCTAGTAAAGCCTTATCTGCGTTCAGTCCAGAACCACAACAACAAAGGAGTTAATGAAGCTCTAAATGACCTTTTAACAGAGGAGGAAGATTACCAG GGTTTGAGAGCTTCCATCGATGCCTATGACAACTTTGATAATATAACGTTGGCTCAGCGTCTGGAAAAGCATGAACTAATTGAATTTAGGCGTATTGCAGCATACTTGTATAAGGGTAACAACCGCTGGAAACAGAGTGTGGAACTATGCAAGAAAGACCGTCTGTATAAG GATGCTATGCAGTACGCTGCAGAATCCAAAGATGCAGAGCTAGCTGAGAAGTTGCTTCAGTGGTTCCTGGAAGAAGGCAAGCAGGAGTGCTTTGCAGCCTGCCTTTTCACATGTTATGACTTGCTGCACCCAGATGTAGTGCTTGAGTTGGCCTGGAGGCATAACATCATGGACTTTGCAATGCCTTATTTCATCCAAGTGATGAGAGAGTACCTTACCAAA GTGGATAAACTTGATGCTTCTGAAAGCCtaagaaaagaagaggaacaaGTAACTGAACCCACTCCAATAGTATTTG GCCAGCAGTTGATGTTAACAGCAGGCCCCAGTGCAGTACCTCCCCAGGCAAACTTCCCATACGGATACACAGCACCAGGATTCACCCAGCCGCCTGTTTACGGTTTCAATATGTAA
- the CLTCL1 gene encoding clathrin heavy chain 2 isoform X6: MAQILPIRFQEHFQLQNLGINPGNIGFSTLTMESDKFICIREKVGEQAQVVIIDMSDPTTPIRRPISAESAIMNPASKVIALKAGKTLQIFNIEMKSKMKAHTMAEEVIFWKWISVNTVALVTETAVYHWSMEGESQPQKMFDRHASLAGCQIINYRTDEHQKWLLLIGISAQQNRVVGAMQLYSVDRKVSQPIEGHAAAFAEFKIEGNAKPSTLFCFAVRSPAGGKLHIIEVGQPATGNQPFVKKAVDVFFPPEAQTDFPVAMQIGIKHGVIYLITKYGYIHMYDLESGACIYMNRISADTIFVTAPHEPTSGIIGVNKKGQVLSVCVEEDNIVNYATSVLQNPDLGLRMAIRSNLAGAEELFARKFNTLFAQGSYADAAKVAASAPKGILRTSDTIRKFQSVPAQPGQASPLLQYFGILLDQGQLNKFESLELCRPVLQQGRKQLLEKWLKEDKLECSEELGDLVKTADPTLALSVYLRANVPNKVIQCFAETGQFQKIVLYAKKVGYTPDWIFLLRSVMRVNPEQGLQFSQMLVQDEEPLANINQIVDVFMENSLIQQCTSFLLDALKNNRPAEGHLQTRLLEMNLIHAPQVADAILGNQMFTHYDRAHIAQLCEKAGLLQRALEHYTDLYDIKRAVVHTHLLNPEWLVNFFGSLSVEDSVECLRAMLSANIRQNLQLCVQVASKYHEQLGTQSLVELFESFKSYEGLFYFLGSIVNFSQDPDVHFKYIQAACKTGQIKEVERICRESNCYNPERVKNFLKEAKLTDQLPLIIVCDRFDFVHDLVLYLYRNNLQKYIEIYVQKVNPSRIPAVVGGLLDVDCSEDVIKNLIMVVRGQFSTDELVAEVEKRNRLKLLLPWLESRIHEGCEEPATHNALAKIYIDSNNNPERFLRENPYYDSRVVGKYCEKRDPHLACVAYERGQCDLELIKVCNENSLFKSEARYLVRRKDPELWANVLEENNPFRRQLIDQVVQTALSETQDPEEVSVTVKAFMTADLPNELIELLEKIVLDNSVFSEHRNLQNLLILTAIKADRSRVMEYINRLDNYDAPDIANIAISNELYEEAFAIFRKFDVNTSAIQVLIEHIGNLDRAYEFAERCNEPAVWSQLARAQLQKDLVKEAIDSYIKADDPSAYMEVVQAANRNDNWEDLVKFLQMARKKARESYVETELIFALAKTNRLSELEEFISGPNNAHIQQVGDRCYEEGMYEAAKLLYNNVSNFARLASTLVHLGEYQAAVDSGRKANSTRTWKEVCFACVDGKEFRLAQICGLHIVIHADELEELISYYQDRGYFEELIALLEAALGLERAHMGMFTELAILYSKFKPQKMREHLELFWSRVNIPKVLRAAEQAHLWAELVFLYDKYEEYDNAIITMMNHPTDAWKEGQFKDIIAKVANVELYYKALQFYLDYKPLLINDLLLVLSPRLDHTRTVSFFSKVNQLLLVKPYLRSVQNHNNKGVNEALNDLLTEEEDYQGLRASIDAYDNFDNITLAQRLEKHELIEFRRIAAYLYKGNNRWKQSVELCKKDRLYKDAMQYAAESKDAELAEKLLQWFLEEGKQECFAACLFTCYDLLHPDVVLELAWRHNIMDFAMPYFIQVMREYLTKVDGLFYKVDKLDASESLRKEEEQVTEPTPIVFGSQKNMAVLKCAAILEAPLKRHSANKHLEVAGQQLMLTAGPSAVPPQANFPYGYTAPGFTQPPVYGFNM; this comes from the exons ATGGCTCAGATACTGCCCATTCGCTTCCAGGAGCATTTCCAG CTCCAAAATTTGGGCATTAACCCAGGAAACATTGGATTCAGTACCCTAACAATGGAATCTGACAAGTTCATCTGCATCAGGGAGAAAGTGGGAGAGCAAGCACAAGTAGTGATAATTGACATGAGTGATCCAACAACACCCATAAGACGTCCAATTTCTGCCGAAAGTGCCATCATGAATCCAGCCTCTAAAGTAATTGCGCTAAAAG CTGGGAAAACACTTCAGATCTTTAACATTGagatgaaaagtaaaatgaaagccCACACAATGGCAGAGGAAGTGATCTTCTGGAAATGGATATCTGTGAATACAGTTGCCTTGGTGACAGAGACAGCAGTCTACCACTGGAGCATGGAGGGAGAATCACAACCCCAAAAGATGTTTGACAGGCATGCTAGTCTTGCGGGCTGCCAAATCATCAATTACAGAACAGATGAACACCAAAAATGGCTGCTGCTGATAGGAATTTCAGCACAG cAAAATCGTGTGGTTGGTGCAATGCAGCTGTACTCAGTTGATAGAAAAGTCTCCCAACCTATAGAAGGCCATGCAGCAGCTTTTGCAGAATTCAAAATAGAGGGAAATGCCAAACCTTCTACgctgttctgttttgctgtgaGGAGTCCTGCAGGGGGCAAG CTACACATAATTGAAGTAGGTCAGCCAGCCACTGGAAATCAGCCATTTGTTAAAAAAGCTGTTGATGTGTTTTTCCCGCCTGAGGCACAGACAGACTTTCCTGTGGCAATGCAG ATTGGAATTAAGCATGGTGTTATCTACCTGATCACGAAGTATGGATATATTCACATGTATGACTTGGAGTCCGGAGCATGCATCTACATGAACCGTATTAGTGCTGATACTATCTTTGTCACAGCTCCTCACGAACCTACCTCGGGCATTATTGGTGTGAACAAAAAAGGACAG GTGCTTTCTGTATGTGTTGAGGAAGACAACATAGTGAACTATGCTACGAGTGTTCTCCAGAATCCTGACTTGGGACTGCGTATGGCTATACGTAGTAATCTAGCTGGGGCAGAGGAATTATTTGCCAGAAAGTTCAACACGCTGTTTGCTCAAGGAAGCTACGCAGATGCTGCCAAAGTAGCTGCATCTGCACCAAAG GGAATCCTACGTACCAGTGATACAATCAGGAAGTTCCAGAGTGTACCAGCTCAGCCTGGGCAGGCCTCTCCCCTGCTGCAGTACTTTGGAATATTGCTTGACCAGGGACAGCTGAACAAGTTTGAGTCTCTGGAGCTCTGTCGCCCTGTCCTACAGCAGGGCCGCAAGCAGCTTCTGGAAAAGTGGCTGAAGGAAGACAAG CTGGAGTGCTCGGAGGAGCTGGGAGACTTGGTGAAGACAGCTGACCCAACCCTTGCACTCAGTGTCTATCTTCGTGCTAATGTGCCAAACAAAGTGATTCAGTGCTTTGCTGAAACTGGTCAATTCCAGAAAATAGTGCTGTATGCTAAAAAG GTTGGCTATACCCCAGACTGGATCTTCCTGTTGAGAAGTGTGATGAGAGTCAATCCAGAGCAAGGCCTGCAGTTCTCTCAGATGCTCGTACAGGATGAGGAGCCACTGGCTAACATTAACCAG ATTGTGGATGTGTTCATGGAGAACAGTCTTATTCAGCAGTGCACGTCTTTTCTGTTGGATGCCCTGAAAAATAACCGCCCCGCAGAAGGCCACCTTCAGACTCGTCTCCTGGAAATGAATTTGATTCATGCCCCACAG GTTGCAGATGCCATTCTTGGAAACCAAATGTTTACACACTATGATCGTGCTCATATTGCCCAGTTGTGTGAAAAGGCAGGCTTGCTCCAGCGAGCTTTGGAACACTACACAGATCTCTATGATATTAAACGTGCTGTCGTTCATACTCACCTCTTGAATCCTGAG tggCTTGTGAATTTCTTTGGCTCTCTCTCAGTTGAAGACTCTGTGGAGTGTTTGCGTGCCATGCTGTCAGCCAACATTAGGCAAAACCTACAGCTCTGTGTGCAAGTTGCTTCTAAATACCATGAGCAGCTTGGTACCCAGTCTCTTGTGGAGCTTTTTGAATCTTTCAAAAGCTATGAAG GACTGTTCTATTTCTTGGGTTCCATTGTAAACTTCAGCCAGGATCCAGACGTTCACTTCAAGTACATCCAGGCAGCTTGCAAGACTGGTCAGataaaggaagtggaaagaatCTGCCGTGAAAGTAACTGCTATAACCCAGAACGGGTGAAGAACTTTCTGAAG GAGGCGAAGCTCACAGACCAGCTTCCCCTGATCATTGTCTGTGATCGTTTTGACTTTGTTCATGACCTGGTGCTCTACTTATATCGCAATAACCTGCAAAAGTATATCGAGATCTATGTACAGAAG GTGAATCCTAGCCGTATACCAGCAGTGGTTGGAGGGCTTCTTGATGTGGATTGTTCTGAAGATGTCATTAAGAACTTGATCATGGTGGTTAGAGGCCAGTTCTCAACAGATGAGCTGGTGgctgaagtggaaaaaagaaatcg GCTTAAGTTGCTGTTGCCATGGCTTGAATCAAGGATTCATGAAGGCTGTGAAGAACCTGCGACTCATAATGCCTTGGCCAAAATCTACATTGACAGTAATAATAATCCAGAGCGGTTCCTTCGTGAGAATCCTTACTATGACAGCCGTGTAGTTGGCAAATATTGTGAAAAGAGGGACCCTCATCTGGCCTGCGTTGCTTATGAGAGGGGGCAATGTGATCTGGAACTCATAAAG GTCTGCAATGAGAACTCGCTGTTTAAGAGTGAGGCTCGCTATCTAGTGCGCAGGAAGGACCCTGAGCTCTGGGCAAATGTTCTGGAAGAAAACAACCCATTCAGGCGGCAGCTTATTGACCAG GTTGTCCAAACAGCTTTATCAGAGACGCAGGATCCAGAGGAGGTTTCTGTAACTGTGAAAGCTTTCATGACTGCTGACCTGCCTAATGAATTGATTGAGTTATTGGAAAAAATTGTGTTGGATAACTCTGTATTCAGTGAACACAG GAATCTCCAGAATCTGCTGATCCTGACTGCCATTAAGGCTGACCGCAGTCGTGTGATGGAATACATCAACCGGCTGGATAACTATGATGCCCCAGATATTGCAAACATTGCCATCAGTAATGAGCTATATGAAGAAGCTTTTGCTATATTCAGAAAATTTGATGTTAATACTTCAGCAATTCAG GTGCTGATTGAGCACATTGGCAACTTAGACCGTGCGTATGAATTTGCAGAGAGGTGTAACGAACCAGCAGTATGGAGTCAGCTAGCCAGAGCACAGCTCCAGAAGGACTTGGTGAAAGAAGCTATTGACTCCTATATAAAGGCAGATGATCCATCTGCTTACATGGAAGTTGTTCAAGCAGCTAATAGAAATG ATAACTGGGAGGACCTAGTCAAGTTCTTGCAGATGGCCAGGAAGAAGGCTAGAGAGTCTTATGTAGAGACAGAACTTATTTTTGCTTTGGCAAAAACTAATCGTCTGTCAGAACTGGAGGAGTTTATTAGTGGCCCTAATAATGCCCATATACAACAG GTTGGTGATCGCTGTTATGAAGAGGGGATGTACGAAGCAGCGAAACTACTGTATAACAATGTATCTAATTTTGCTCGCCTGGCTTCTACCTTGGTGCACCTTGGAGAGTATCAGGCAGCAGTGGACAGTGGCCGCAAAGCCAACAGCACGAGGACTTGGAAGGAG GTATGCTTTGCCTGTGTGGATGGAAAGGAATTCCGCTTGGCACAGATCTGTGGCTTACACATAGTCATCCATGCTGATGAACTTGAAGAGCTGATCAGTTACTATCAG GATCGTGGCTACTTTGAAGAACTGATTGCCCTTTTGGAAGCTGCTTTGGGCCTAGAGCGTGCTCACATGGGAATGTTTACCGAACTTGCCATCTTATACTCCAAATTCAAGCCTCAGAAAATGAGGGAACATCTGGAGCTCTTCTGGTCCAGAGTTAATATTCCAAAG GTGCTCAGAGCTGCAGAACAGGCTCATCTCTGGGCAGAACTTGTATTCCTCTATGACAAGTATGAGGAGTATGACAATGCAATAATTACTATGATGAATCATCCCACTGATGCCTGGAAAGAAGGGCAGTTTAAAGACATAATTGCCAAG GTGGCCAATGTGGAGCTGTACTACAAAGCCTTGCAGTTCTACTTAGACTACAAACCTCTACTGATAAATGATCTCCTGCTTGTATTATCTCCACGACTAGATCACACCAGGACAGTCAGTTTTTTCTCAAAG GTTAATCAGCTGCTTCTAGTAAAGCCTTATCTGCGTTCAGTCCAGAACCACAACAACAAAGGAGTTAATGAAGCTCTAAATGACCTTTTAACAGAGGAGGAAGATTACCAG GGTTTGAGAGCTTCCATCGATGCCTATGACAACTTTGATAATATAACGTTGGCTCAGCGTCTGGAAAAGCATGAACTAATTGAATTTAGGCGTATTGCAGCATACTTGTATAAGGGTAACAACCGCTGGAAACAGAGTGTGGAACTATGCAAGAAAGACCGTCTGTATAAG GATGCTATGCAGTACGCTGCAGAATCCAAAGATGCAGAGCTAGCTGAGAAGTTGCTTCAGTGGTTCCTGGAAGAAGGCAAGCAGGAGTGCTTTGCAGCCTGCCTTTTCACATGTTATGACTTGCTGCACCCAGATGTAGTGCTTGAGTTGGCCTGGAGGCATAACATCATGGACTTTGCAATGCCTTATTTCATCCAAGTGATGAGAGAGTACCTTACCAAA GTTGATGGGCTGTTCTATAAG GTGGATAAACTTGATGCTTCTGAAAGCCtaagaaaagaagaggaacaaGTAACTGAACCCACTCCAATAGTATTTGGTAG CCAAAAAAACATGGCTGTCCTCAAGTGTGCTGCTATCCTAGAAGCCCCTCTGAAGAGGCACTCCGCTAACAAGCACCTAGAAGTGGCTG GCCAGCAGTTGATGTTAACAGCAGGCCCCAGTGCAGTACCTCCCCAGGCAAACTTCCCATACGGATACACAGCACCAGGATTCACCCAGCCGCCTGTTTACGGTTTCAATATGTAA